One part of the Arcanobacterium phocisimile genome encodes these proteins:
- the hrcA gene encoding heat-inducible transcriptional repressor HrcA has product MSDERRKIVLNAIVRDFVATREPVGSKGIVERHKLGVSPATVRHDMSHLEEAGLIVQPHTSAGRVPTDAGYREFVDSIHELKPLSVAERRAIEKVLTCAEDLDDVLARATRVLASITDQVAVIQYPSLRRTLLRHVELVPLGQMHVLLIIITDEGRVEERTLSLNEPTTSEDIATVRNIVNAQCVGKKLSELDEALLDVYADVPESTSSLARTIGEMIIQVLAADSEEHVVVAGRKNLTQYDADFNGSMSDMLDVLEEQVVLMRMLAPTYDGLAVQIGRENTEVDIDNASVVSTSYSGTNQSSVARLGIIGPTRMDYHRTMSGVQAVARYLSDILSGTHESR; this is encoded by the coding sequence ATGTCTGATGAACGCCGAAAAATCGTGTTAAACGCAATCGTGCGAGACTTTGTTGCCACCCGCGAACCGGTAGGGTCGAAAGGTATCGTCGAACGGCACAAGCTCGGCGTTTCACCGGCAACCGTGCGCCATGACATGTCCCACCTCGAAGAAGCCGGGCTCATCGTCCAGCCGCACACCTCTGCCGGACGCGTCCCCACCGATGCCGGCTACCGCGAATTCGTCGATTCCATCCACGAGCTCAAACCGCTTTCGGTCGCAGAACGTCGTGCGATCGAAAAAGTATTGACGTGTGCTGAAGATTTAGATGACGTGCTCGCTCGCGCAACTCGTGTGCTAGCGAGCATCACCGACCAAGTCGCCGTCATTCAGTATCCGTCACTGCGTCGCACACTGCTGCGGCACGTTGAACTTGTACCCTTAGGGCAGATGCATGTTCTGCTGATTATCATCACCGACGAAGGCCGCGTCGAAGAGCGTACACTGTCATTGAATGAACCGACAACGAGCGAGGATATCGCTACCGTGCGCAACATCGTCAACGCGCAGTGCGTGGGGAAGAAGCTATCCGAACTCGACGAGGCACTCCTGGACGTTTACGCAGACGTCCCCGAATCGACGTCGAGCCTGGCACGAACAATCGGCGAAATGATCATTCAAGTGTTAGCAGCCGATTCTGAAGAACACGTCGTTGTTGCTGGGCGTAAAAACCTTACCCAGTACGACGCCGATTTCAACGGATCTATGTCGGATATGCTTGACGTCTTGGAAGAACAAGTGGTACTCATGCGTATGCTGGCACCTACCTACGACGGGCTGGCAGTCCAGATCGGCCGGGAAAATACCGAAGTCGATATCGACAACGCCTCCGTCGTCTCCACCTCGTATTCGGGAACAAACCAATCTTCAGTGGCACGCTTGGGGATCATCGGTCCAACACGTATGGATTATCACCGCACCATGTCTGGTGTGCAGGCTGTTGCAAGATACTTATCCGATATTCTGTCTGGGACTCATGAGTCCCGCTAA
- a CDS encoding DUF3097 family protein, whose amino-acid sequence MSFDRYGFDVLASGMHKPKAARPLPVEVGMVLEDVATGYVGEVVRVGKVSGQWQMELEDRRGNRRSFELGKGFWFEGVAVDLKPPVAKLVSGRDDDVRTVAGKTLTASGSLHVTHKARVARPSRIWVEGKHDAELVSKIWGEDLAYEGIMIEELFGADHLLDVLDVFNPSDKVRAGVLLDHLVPGSKESRIAEVAMRKPGVLVLGHPYVDVWQAVKPRTVGIPAWPDVPRGEDIKVGTLAQLGWPHSTAEDIGLGWKRILDSVNTYTDLEPALLGRMEELIDFVSAV is encoded by the coding sequence ATGAGTTTTGATCGTTACGGTTTTGATGTTCTGGCGTCCGGTATGCACAAGCCGAAAGCTGCCCGCCCGTTGCCAGTAGAGGTTGGGATGGTCTTAGAAGACGTCGCAACCGGATATGTCGGTGAGGTCGTGCGCGTCGGCAAGGTTTCTGGGCAGTGGCAGATGGAGTTGGAAGATCGCCGGGGAAATCGCCGATCCTTCGAGCTCGGCAAAGGTTTCTGGTTCGAGGGGGTCGCCGTCGACCTCAAACCACCGGTTGCGAAACTGGTTTCTGGACGCGACGACGACGTTCGCACCGTCGCCGGAAAAACACTCACCGCTTCTGGTTCGTTACATGTCACACACAAGGCTCGCGTCGCGCGGCCCTCGCGTATCTGGGTAGAAGGGAAGCACGACGCCGAACTGGTCTCGAAAATTTGGGGCGAAGATTTGGCGTATGAGGGCATCATGATTGAAGAGCTGTTCGGTGCTGATCACTTGCTGGACGTCCTCGATGTTTTCAATCCCTCCGATAAGGTTCGTGCCGGCGTGCTGTTAGATCATCTGGTTCCTGGTTCGAAGGAATCACGAATCGCTGAAGTCGCGATGCGTAAGCCCGGTGTTCTGGTGCTCGGCCATCCGTATGTTGATGTGTGGCAGGCGGTTAAGCCGCGCACGGTCGGCATTCCAGCGTGGCCGGATGTGCCACGTGGCGAAGATATTAAAGTCGGTACGCTTGCTCAGCTGGGTTGGCCACATAGTACGGCTGAAGATATTGGTTTGGGATGGAAGCGCATTCTCGATTCGGTGAACACCTATACGGATCTTGAGCCGGCGCTGTTGGGGCGCATGGAAGAGTTGATTGATTTCGTCAGTGCCGTGTAG
- a CDS encoding AAA family ATPase, giving the protein MKPIDNPYTPNAGAKPPVLAGREEQMDNFEVLLARSLKKRPAQSMIITGLRGVGKTALLNEFRERAERSEWITIELEASKHDESLFRRQIALGVRSALYEMQPRKKWNDRLEKAARALGSFSLTFDPQGAMVAGIGINDYTGIADSQILSHDLTELFVNVGEAARAHQRGVVLLIDEIQFLERSQLEALIMAIHKTVQRALPIALVGAGLPQIAELAGDAKSYSERLFKFPEISSLTAESARDAFAKPAQEEGVEWSEEALDRAIEITEGYPYFIQELGSAVWLTAQESPICVQNVDDAVPLFESGLDESFFRVRLDRATRLQAAYLRAMAQLGPGPQKANAVADVMGRSSKSLGPTRSELINMGLLFTPRHGFAEFTVPHFHSFMLREMPDLIVPERRKRNNTD; this is encoded by the coding sequence ATGAAACCAATCGATAACCCATATACGCCAAATGCAGGAGCGAAACCACCTGTTCTCGCAGGCCGTGAAGAACAGATGGATAATTTCGAAGTGTTACTCGCGCGCAGTTTAAAAAAGCGCCCAGCACAATCAATGATTATTACCGGTCTACGAGGAGTAGGTAAAACAGCTCTATTGAATGAATTTCGCGAACGAGCTGAGCGTTCTGAATGGATAACAATTGAACTAGAAGCATCGAAACATGACGAATCTCTTTTTCGGCGTCAGATAGCTCTCGGTGTGCGTAGTGCTTTATACGAGATGCAGCCACGAAAGAAGTGGAACGATCGACTGGAAAAGGCCGCACGTGCACTCGGTTCATTCTCGTTAACATTTGATCCGCAAGGGGCGATGGTCGCAGGTATAGGAATAAATGATTATACCGGGATTGCCGATTCGCAGATATTGAGCCATGATCTCACTGAGCTTTTTGTAAACGTGGGGGAAGCTGCACGAGCACATCAACGCGGAGTTGTTCTACTTATCGATGAGATTCAATTCCTAGAACGTTCACAATTGGAAGCATTAATTATGGCTATACATAAGACTGTGCAACGTGCCTTACCGATCGCTTTAGTTGGTGCAGGGTTGCCGCAAATTGCTGAATTGGCTGGTGACGCTAAGTCATATTCTGAACGGCTGTTTAAGTTTCCTGAAATCAGCTCGCTCACAGCAGAATCTGCACGTGATGCGTTCGCGAAACCTGCGCAAGAGGAAGGCGTTGAGTGGTCTGAGGAAGCACTAGACCGCGCAATAGAAATCACAGAAGGATATCCTTATTTTATTCAAGAATTAGGATCTGCGGTCTGGCTCACAGCACAAGAATCTCCGATTTGCGTCCAGAATGTAGACGATGCTGTTCCATTGTTTGAATCCGGGTTAGACGAATCGTTTTTCAGAGTACGGTTAGATCGTGCTACTAGGTTGCAAGCCGCTTATCTGCGGGCAATGGCTCAGTTAGGTCCAGGTCCGCAAAAAGCTAATGCAGTTGCCGATGTTATGGGACGAAGCTCGAAAAGTTTGGGCCCCACTCGTTCCGAGCTGATTAATATGGGACTGCTTTTTACTCCGCGGCATGGATTCGCAGAATTTACTGTGCCACATTTCCATAGCTTCATGCTTCGTGAGATGCCGGATTTGATTGTTCCAGAACGTCGTAAACGGAATAACACGGATTAA
- a CDS encoding 16S rRNA (uracil(1498)-N(3))-methyltransferase yields MTRPVYVDPELTDVTPGALLRLSGDEARHAATVRRTRVGEQIDVVNAQGLRATITVSDVSKTELAGTVDAVVQDQPHTPRITLVQALAKGGRDEQAVETATEYGADSFIPWQAERSIVSWSDAAKARKGQSKWQATAKAAAKQSRRSWVPQVGDVVSSKTLAHHISDVVAGGGKVFVCHESATEPLVASLPAGTDEIVFIVGPEGGITDSELAMFTDAGAQVVLLGEHVLRSATAGPWAIAVIRTNA; encoded by the coding sequence ATGACCCGCCCGGTGTATGTTGATCCGGAACTCACCGACGTAACGCCCGGTGCGTTACTGCGGCTGAGCGGCGATGAAGCGCGCCACGCAGCCACTGTCCGTCGGACACGTGTTGGTGAGCAGATCGACGTCGTTAACGCACAAGGCTTGCGGGCGACGATCACCGTTTCGGACGTGTCGAAAACTGAGCTTGCCGGGACTGTCGACGCAGTTGTCCAAGATCAGCCGCACACCCCACGCATCACGCTGGTCCAAGCCTTAGCAAAAGGCGGGCGCGACGAACAAGCCGTCGAGACTGCTACCGAATACGGTGCAGATAGTTTTATCCCGTGGCAGGCCGAACGTTCGATTGTGTCATGGTCCGATGCAGCTAAGGCCCGCAAAGGTCAAAGCAAGTGGCAGGCTACGGCCAAGGCCGCGGCGAAACAATCACGCCGATCATGGGTTCCGCAGGTGGGCGATGTGGTCTCCAGTAAAACCCTAGCCCACCATATTTCCGATGTGGTTGCGGGCGGAGGCAAAGTCTTCGTCTGCCATGAATCGGCCACTGAGCCGCTCGTCGCATCCTTGCCTGCTGGAACTGATGAGATTGTGTTTATCGTCGGCCCAGAAGGCGGAATCACCGATAGTGAGCTTGCGATGTTTACTGACGCTGGCGCCCAGGTAGTTTTGTTAGGTGAACACGTGTTGCGTTCGGCAACTGCTGGCCCGTGGGCTATCGCCGTTATTCGCACAAACGCGTAG
- the dnaJ gene encoding molecular chaperone DnaJ gives MADYYQTLGVDRNATSEEIKKAYRKLARKLHPDVAGPEGAEQFKEVSEAYDVLSNKEKRQTYDMGGADAVKNGGAGFGGAGFGGGGFGFDGGFGDIFSSFFGGGAAERGPASRVRRGADSLVSLDLELKDVVFGVEKKIAIDALVECGTCHGHMSAPGTEPVTCTQCHGSGSVQRVTNSILGQMVSVVACNQCQGYGTIITSPCPECAGEGRVRANRSVTVNIPAGVENGMRIRMQGRGDAGQAGGPAGDLFLEVYVAEDPLFAREGDNLVGAIEIPMTSAALGTTLDVETFDGPHTIKIEPGMQAGDVITLPGLGVGRLHRGTRGDLKLQMAVVTPTDLDDEQRSLLEQLAELRGEERHAKPVTAGASVFSKLRDKFTGRA, from the coding sequence GTGGCTGATTATTACCAAACTCTTGGTGTAGACCGGAATGCAACCTCGGAAGAAATCAAGAAAGCTTACCGCAAGTTAGCGCGTAAGCTTCATCCTGACGTCGCCGGGCCAGAAGGCGCTGAGCAGTTCAAGGAAGTTTCAGAAGCCTACGATGTGCTCTCAAATAAGGAAAAGCGCCAAACGTATGACATGGGTGGCGCAGATGCTGTCAAGAACGGTGGCGCCGGATTCGGTGGCGCCGGATTCGGTGGCGGCGGTTTTGGGTTCGACGGCGGTTTCGGTGATATTTTCTCCAGCTTCTTTGGTGGCGGAGCGGCTGAACGTGGGCCAGCTTCACGGGTTCGCCGTGGGGCTGACTCCTTGGTTAGTCTCGATCTTGAACTCAAAGACGTCGTCTTTGGTGTGGAGAAGAAGATCGCGATCGATGCGCTTGTCGAATGTGGCACCTGCCATGGGCATATGAGCGCCCCTGGTACAGAACCGGTGACCTGTACACAGTGCCATGGCTCTGGTTCAGTTCAGCGGGTGACGAATTCGATTCTGGGCCAAATGGTCTCGGTTGTGGCCTGTAACCAATGCCAGGGCTATGGCACGATCATTACCTCTCCGTGCCCAGAATGTGCTGGTGAGGGACGTGTGCGTGCTAACCGTTCGGTGACCGTGAATATTCCAGCCGGCGTGGAAAACGGTATGCGGATTCGTATGCAGGGCCGCGGTGACGCTGGTCAGGCTGGCGGTCCAGCGGGTGACTTGTTCTTGGAAGTTTATGTTGCGGAAGATCCGTTGTTTGCTCGTGAGGGTGACAACTTAGTAGGCGCAATCGAGATTCCGATGACGTCGGCTGCTCTCGGTACCACGTTAGACGTGGAGACTTTCGACGGTCCGCACACTATTAAGATCGAGCCGGGCATGCAAGCTGGTGATGTTATCACCTTGCCAGGCTTGGGTGTGGGCCGGTTGCATCGCGGTACCCGTGGCGATTTGAAGCTTCAGATGGCGGTGGTAACCCCAACTGATCTCGACGACGAACAGCGTTCGTTGCTGGAGCAGCTTGCGGAGCTTCGTGGCGAGGAGCGTCACGCGAAGCCAGTCACGGCCGGCGCTTCAGTCTTTTCGAAGCTACGTGACAAGTTCACGGGGCGCGCCTGA